One genomic window of Osmia bicornis bicornis chromosome 3, iOsmBic2.1, whole genome shotgun sequence includes the following:
- the LOC114872530 gene encoding venom serine protease Bi-VSP-like, which yields MLVLCLALIAVLHPVMVPVVSAQGQTCNTPNGEVGSCVNIRDCQSLLGLLQSQGLLAAVFLKQSLCYFEANNPIVCCPASDTRGSKEIRENQHGLLQPPHCGFSNVSHTRVVGGVPAKLGAWPWIAALGFENKSDPTQPKWLCGGSLISSRHVLTAAHCAIRNDLHAVRIGDLNLKRDDEGAHPVQVGIEQKIIHPAYDESSYSNDIAVLKLDQEIQFSEYVYPICLPVEEILRNSNFVRSFPFVAGWGSLSTRGPSSETLMEVQVPVVTNEACKRDYSAFSNAIIDDSVLCAGYARGGKDACQGDSGGPLMLPQKSHFYQIGVVSYGYKCAEPGYPGVYARVTHYLDFINSAMQ from the exons ATGTTGGTCCTCTGTTTGGCGTTAATTGCAGTACTGCATCCAGTAATGGTTCCCGTGGTGTCTGCTCAAG GTCAAACGTGCAATACCCCAAATGGTGAAGTTGGCTCCTGCGTCAACATTAGGGACTGTCAGTCACTGCTGGGCCTGCTGCAAAGTCAAGGTTTATTAGCCGCTGTTTTCCTGAAACAGAGTCTTTGTTATTTCGAGGCAAATAATCCAATTGTTTGCTGTCCTGCGAGTGATACAAGAGGTAGTAAAGAAATAAGAGAGAACCAGCACGGGCTATTACAACCCCCACACTGTGGCTTCAGCAACGTCAGCCATACCAGAGTGGTTGGTGGTGTGCCAGCCAAACTTG GTGCATGGCCTTGGATAGCTGCTTTAGGATTCGAGAATAAATCTGATCCAACGCAACCAAAATGGCTCTGCGGAGGATCTTTGATATCATCCAGACACGTTTTGACTGCTGCTCATTGCGCTATTCGCAACGATTTACATGCAGTTCGTATCGGAGACTTAAATTTGAAACGAGACGACGAAGGTGCGCATCCTGTTCAAGTCGGAATCGAACAGAAGATAATCCATCCTGCTTATGACGAATCTTCGTATTCGAATGATATTGCTGTGCTTAAGTTGGATCAAGAGATACAATTTTCAG AGTACGTGTATCCAATTTGCCTTCCAGTGGAGGAGATTCTTCGAAACAGTAATTTTGTTCGAAGTTTTCCTTTCGTTGCTGGGTGGGGATCACTTTCAACAA GAGGACCAAGTAGTGAGACTCTTATGGAAGTACAGGTGCCAGTAGTTACTAATGAAGCATGCAAACGGGATTATTCCGCGTTCTCGAATGCAATAATCGATGACTCAGTATTATGCGCAGGATATGCTCGTGGTGGAAAGGATGCTTGCCAG GGCGACAGCGGAGGACCCTTGATGTTAccacaaaaatcacacttctACCAAATAGGAGTCGTTTCATACGGTTATAAATGCGCCGAGCCCGGATATCCTGGTGTTTACGCTAGAGTTACCCATTACTTGGATTTCATTAACTCTGCGATGCAGTAA
- the LOC114872493 gene encoding bis(5'-adenosyl)-triphosphatase enpp4-like isoform X1, which yields MKYFILSRDQFTFTMNSISTFVLMLIVLLNIKDGLMISQHPKLLVISYDAFRYDYFNRNLTPFMNKLKHEGTHTDYMMNIFVSKTFPNHHTMATGLYAETHGVVDNEYYDPISGNTTKHSYNLYHYNNKVLPIWTANQKHGAQRRSGIMMWPGGIYEYQGITPTFAQNFNETISWEERIDTLVSWFVHPIHPINFGILYIEEPDYHGHIVGINGPEFDNILRKLDNLTKYLHDKIEYHGLHDLNIVHLSDHGMAPVKIDRIIDLTKYINSSDYKFVGTSPGLHIFPNPGKEDIIYQSLKQAATKTMTFRVYKREEIPKKYHYGNNTRVGSIFVIAEVGYAFQNLLDTIECYKKKFNITVNGDSEFGLHGYDNEAVEMHPFFFAKGPAFMPKCKLEPFNNLDLFPLFCKILDLECPTVNGTLSHLTKCLKKHHQDITIIAYRMIFVATTISMTMVGIIGALVMFYIRKRRLGVKSYRRILEDLEAQYHLDKSRNIENVTCKLNHFPDLFIISSHAKSRHSYANKGSIKYRKSLFHYR from the exons atgaaatatttcatccTGTCAAGAGACCAATTTACATTTACCATGAATTCTATAAGCACCTTTGTTTTAATGCTTATTGTATTACTTAATATCAAAGATGGATTAATGATATCGCAACACCCAAAATTGTTGGTAATATCGTATGATGCATTCAG atatgattattttaatagaaaCTTGACACCATTTATGAATAAACTGAAACACGAAGGCACACACACAGATTACATGATGAATATTTTTGTCAGTAAAACATTTCCTAATCACCATACAATGGCGACAGGATTGTATGCAGAAACACACGGAGTTGTAGATAATGAATATTATGATCCAATTTCAGGAAATACCACAAAGCATTCGTATAATCTATATCATTATAATAACAAAGTCCTTCCTATTTGG ACTGCTAATCAAAAACATGGTGCTCAAAGAAGAAGCGGTATAATGATGTGGCCTGGCGGTATTTATGAATATCAGGGAATTACTCCAACATTTGCGCAG aattttaacgAAACCATATCCTGGGAAGAACGAATAGACACTTTAGTATCATGGTTTGTTCATCCTATACATCCAATCAATTTTGGAATATTATACATCGAAGAACCAGATTACCATGGCCACATTGTTGGAATAAATGGCCCTGAATTTGATAACATTCTTAGGAAATTAGACAATCTAACAAAGTATTTGCATGATAAGATAGAGTATCATGGTCTGCATGATCTTAATATTGTTCATTTAAGTGATCATGGAATGGCACCTGTCAAGATAGACAGAATAATAGACTTgacaaaatatattaatagtTCTGATTATAAATTTGTTGGTACTTCACCAGGTTTACATATTTTCCCTAATCCTG GCAAGGAGGATATAATTTATCAGTCATTAAAACAAGCTGCCACGAAAACAATGACGTTCAGGGTTTataaaagagaagaaattCCTAAAAAGTATCATTATGGAAACAATACACGCGTTGGTTCTATATTTGTTATTGCTGAAGTTGGATATGCATTTCAAAATCTTCTTGACACTATAGAATGTTACaagaagaaatttaatataacaG taAACGGTGACTCAGAATTCGGCCTCCATGGTTATGATAATGAAGCAGTAGAAATGCACCCCTTCTTTTTTGCAAAAGGTCCTGCGTTTATGCCAAAATGCAAATTGGAACCTTTTAACAATTTAGATTTATTCCCCTTATTTTGTAAGATACTTGATTTAGAATGTCCTACGGTAAACGGTACTTTATCACATCTAACTAAGTGCCTTAAGAAACATCATCAAGATATTACAATTATTGCTTACCGAATGATAT tTGTAGCTACGACTATTTCTATGACAATGGTCGGAATTATAGGAGCACTCGTAATGTTTTACATCAGGAAAAGACGATTAGGAGTGAAAAGTTACAG AAGAATACTGGAAGATTTGGAAGCACAGTACCATTTGGATAAAAGTCGCAATATTGAAAATGTTACTTGCAA ATTAAACCATTTTCcagatttatttataatttcatccCATGCGAAGAGTAGACATTCATATGCAAATAAGGGAAGCATTAAATATAGGAAATCTCTTTTTCATTATAGGTGA
- the LOC114872493 gene encoding bis(5'-adenosyl)-triphosphatase enpp4-like isoform X2 translates to MKYFILSRDQFTFTMNSISTFVLMLIVLLNIKDGLMISQHPKLLVISYDAFRYDYFNRNLTPFMNKLKHEGTHTDYMMNIFVSKTFPNHHTMATGLYAETHGVVDNEYYDPISGNTTKHSYNLYHYNNKVLPIWTANQKHGAQRRSGIMMWPGGIYEYQGITPTFAQNFNETISWEERIDTLVSWFVHPIHPINFGILYIEEPDYHGHIVGINGPEFDNILRKLDNLTKYLHDKIEYHGLHDLNIVHLSDHGMAPVKIDRIIDLTKYINSSDYKFVGTSPGLHIFPNPGKEDIIYQSLKQAATKTMTFRVYKREEIPKKYHYGNNTRVGSIFVIAEVGYAFQNLLDTIECYKKKFNITVNGDSEFGLHGYDNEAVEMHPFFFAKGPAFMPKCKLEPFNNLDLFPLFCKILDLECPTVNGTLSHLTKCLKKHHQDITIIAYRMIFVATTISMTMVGIIGALVMFYIRKRRLGVKSYRRYYPVDG, encoded by the exons atgaaatatttcatccTGTCAAGAGACCAATTTACATTTACCATGAATTCTATAAGCACCTTTGTTTTAATGCTTATTGTATTACTTAATATCAAAGATGGATTAATGATATCGCAACACCCAAAATTGTTGGTAATATCGTATGATGCATTCAG atatgattattttaatagaaaCTTGACACCATTTATGAATAAACTGAAACACGAAGGCACACACACAGATTACATGATGAATATTTTTGTCAGTAAAACATTTCCTAATCACCATACAATGGCGACAGGATTGTATGCAGAAACACACGGAGTTGTAGATAATGAATATTATGATCCAATTTCAGGAAATACCACAAAGCATTCGTATAATCTATATCATTATAATAACAAAGTCCTTCCTATTTGG ACTGCTAATCAAAAACATGGTGCTCAAAGAAGAAGCGGTATAATGATGTGGCCTGGCGGTATTTATGAATATCAGGGAATTACTCCAACATTTGCGCAG aattttaacgAAACCATATCCTGGGAAGAACGAATAGACACTTTAGTATCATGGTTTGTTCATCCTATACATCCAATCAATTTTGGAATATTATACATCGAAGAACCAGATTACCATGGCCACATTGTTGGAATAAATGGCCCTGAATTTGATAACATTCTTAGGAAATTAGACAATCTAACAAAGTATTTGCATGATAAGATAGAGTATCATGGTCTGCATGATCTTAATATTGTTCATTTAAGTGATCATGGAATGGCACCTGTCAAGATAGACAGAATAATAGACTTgacaaaatatattaatagtTCTGATTATAAATTTGTTGGTACTTCACCAGGTTTACATATTTTCCCTAATCCTG GCAAGGAGGATATAATTTATCAGTCATTAAAACAAGCTGCCACGAAAACAATGACGTTCAGGGTTTataaaagagaagaaattCCTAAAAAGTATCATTATGGAAACAATACACGCGTTGGTTCTATATTTGTTATTGCTGAAGTTGGATATGCATTTCAAAATCTTCTTGACACTATAGAATGTTACaagaagaaatttaatataacaG taAACGGTGACTCAGAATTCGGCCTCCATGGTTATGATAATGAAGCAGTAGAAATGCACCCCTTCTTTTTTGCAAAAGGTCCTGCGTTTATGCCAAAATGCAAATTGGAACCTTTTAACAATTTAGATTTATTCCCCTTATTTTGTAAGATACTTGATTTAGAATGTCCTACGGTAAACGGTACTTTATCACATCTAACTAAGTGCCTTAAGAAACATCATCAAGATATTACAATTATTGCTTACCGAATGATAT tTGTAGCTACGACTATTTCTATGACAATGGTCGGAATTATAGGAGCACTCGTAATGTTTTACATCAGGAAAAGACGATTAGGAGTGAAAAGTTACAG gaGATATTATCCAGTGGATGGATAA
- the LOC114872486 gene encoding uncharacterized protein LOC114872486 — protein MGACFGRCISKVTDSLSYRFYQRHTSMSFQGDEQVEFMDDKGDADQSRGSKTLLSFLSLNRFKKKHGVPVTLELLEDGGWSKGTNKYARLSSRNNASTSSGLDTPLQILDARTLIKQQACVSSTPGSSLDLEWEHEGMPLPVMDDEKVESTDGSITQTSVNNSQPSSLTASPWSRVSTPNSLEWDPVEADMVCVDLETEQLLTEIERLTDRALKETGEWTNSS, from the exons ATGGGGGCCTGTTTCGGCCGCTGCATTTCCAAAGTTACAGATTCCTTGTCATACAG GTTTTATCAGAGGCACACCAGTATGTCTTTCCAAGGAGACGAACAAGTTGAG ttCATGGATGACAAAGGAGATGCAGACCAATCTAGAGGATCAAAAAC CCTGTTATCGTTTCTCTCCTTAAACCGATTCAAG AAAAAACATGGAGTTCCTGTAACATTGGAATTGTTAGAAGATGGTGGATGGTCAAAGGGTACTAATAAATATGCTAGACTGAGTTCTAGAAACAATGCTTCTACTAG TTCTGGACTGGACACTCCGCTTCAAATTCTTGATGCAAGAACGTTAATAAAACAACAAGCATGTGTTTCTTCCACTCCAGGATCCTCATTAGATTTAGAGTGGGAACACGAGG GGATGCCTCTGCCAGTCATGGATGATGAAAAGGTTGAAAGTACCGACGGTTCTATAACACAAACATCGGTTAACAATAGTCAACCCTCTAGTTTGACAGCATCTCCTTGGTCAAGAGTCTCTACACCAAATAGTTTAGAATGGGATCCGGTCGAAGCGGATATGGTATGTGTTGATTTAGAGACTGAACAACTTTTAACTGAGATAGAGAGGTTGACGGATAGAGCATTGAAAGAAACAGGTGAATGGACTAATAGCAGTTGA